The Solea senegalensis isolate Sse05_10M linkage group LG4, IFAPA_SoseM_1, whole genome shotgun sequence genome includes a region encoding these proteins:
- the brpf3a gene encoding bromodomain and PHD finger-containing protein 3 isoform X1, producing MRKLRRWECETAVYRVNMGRGRGRGRGRGRGSSGQLRPPSPYRLQLSPSRETLTYAQAQKIVEVDLDGRLHRINITDPLPIITEDEMTAQDITECNSNKENSEQTQNKTRSWRKPSNSKSRKSGKNTTHQNQRSGSHQHTGEANSFQHSSNQSALPEPTFRTLSTVCPTEALPLPKAYYRFIEKSGEEQDSVAEYDMDEEDLAWLEMVNQKRVCDGHASVSADTFELLIDRLERESILESRSQALSQNTVDEDAFCCVCLDDECLNSNVILFCDICNLAVHQECYGVPYVPEGQWLCRCCLQSPSRPVDCVLCPNQGGAFKQTSDGRWAHVVCAIWIPEVCFANTVFLEPVEGVKNIPTARWKLTCYLCKQKGRGASIQCHKANCYRAFHVTCAQKAGLFMKIDPVRETGVNGTTFSVKKTAFCEHHSPVGFRRDGSGDESVEGRLVGGRGNRGQRSYTQSSPSPSNKKATKGQKKKNTKGSGGSTRRSNVPVLLVPQIPSHRLNKICTGVEVQRKNQFMQRLHNYWLLKRQSRNGMPLIRRLHSHLQAHKTAEQREPDEKLSAAREELRYWQKLRQDLERARLLVELIRKRERLKREQMKIQQAALELKLTPALVLLRSTLEQLQEKDTAKIFSQPVNLSEVPDYLEFISQPMDFSSMRAKLEGHAYCSIADLQRDFELMISNCLKYNSKDTMFHKAALQLREVGGAVLRHAHRQSQSIGLDPNTGMHLPDAPNKHGFYHCTWDDVDSLLDPENRLHLTTDEQLKALLDKLDVVASMRTSGGRTKRIRLLRREINALRQKMNQQQQQQQSAQCVSSNDKEDEGKDNDEEEEVEERKTKKKKKKEKEKKSKKMDSVDSGRLTAVSNCGTDDSPPVLELTCPVSSPLPGDAPLEPPVLGIVTGGRRSPGRSYKRQRSSRSGSKSQGEDEAEVGETPSSQPEAFHEVTPLGKPPTLPLAGVGRRTSILFKKAKNGARLTKNKSPPQQNSKTSEDKTNGLDSTPASPKSPSVTTLPPTPNPSPAPHSPSSHHLRSRGLSSEGEADKHSPPVREAGLTNGKHHSADHDDDDDDQTLKSSVSPPKRSRGKPALAKVPNSENGDVSGSGKSTLLSLDIETELAPLDLVWAKCRGYPSYPAMIVDPDMPQEGLLHNGIPIPVPPAEVLKLGEWRQTDEGEKLFLVLFFDTKRTWQWLPRSKLLPLGMDDTVDKLRLMEGKKPSVRKSVHTAYDRAILHLNHVRGNVNFTPSNFI from the exons ATGCGGAAGTTGAGGAGGTGGGAATGTGAGACAGCTGTTTACAGAGTCAACATGGGTAGGGGTCGAGGACGAGGGAGAGGAAGGGGTAGGGGATCGTCTGGCCAGTTGCGGCCTCCCTCTCCCTACAGACTGCAACTCTCACCGTCCAGGGAGACTTTGACATATGCTCAGGCTCAGAAAATAGTGGAAGTGGACCTAGATGGACGGCTCCATCGGATTAACATCACCGATCCTCTGCCCATCATAACCGAGGATGAGATGACGGCCCAGGACATTACTGAATGTAACAGTAATAAGGAAAACAGTGAGCAGACGCAGAATAAGACCAGGTCGTGGAGGAAGCCCTCAAACAGTAAAAGCAGGAAGAGTGGGAAAAATACGACTCATCAGAACCAACGATCGGGCTCACACCAGCACACAGGAGAGGCCAATTCCTTTCAGCACTCATCCAACCAAAGCGCTCTTCCTGAGCCCACCTTTCGAACGCTGAGTACAGTTTGTCCCACAGAAGCACTTCCTCTCCCTAAGGCATATTACCGTTTCATTGAAAAGTCGGGAGAGGAACAGGACAGTGTGGCAGAGTATGACATGGATGAGGAGGACCTGGCCTGGCTGGAGATGGTGAACCAGAAGAGGGTGTGTGACGGTCACGCCTCTGTATCTGCGGACACGTTTGAGCTGCTGATTGATCGCCTGGAGAGGGAATCCATCCTGGAGTCCCGCAGCCAGGCTCTGTCCCAGAATACCGTCGACGAGGACGCCTTCTGTTGCGTGTGCTTGGACGACGAGTGTCTCAACAGTAATGTCATCCTGTTCTGTGACATCTGCAACTTGGCCGTCCACCAGGAGTGTTACGGCGTGCCCTACGTCCCCGAGGGCCAGTGGCTGTGCCGCTGCTGCCTGCAGTCCCCCTCCCGCCCTGTAGACTGTGTGCTCTGTCCCAACCAAGGAGGTGCCTTCAAACAGACAAGTGATGGACGTTGGGCCCATGTTGTCTGTGCCATATGGATCCCAGAGGTGTGCTTTGCCAACACAGTGTTTTTGGAACCTGTTGAGGGGGTCAAGAACATCCCCACTGCTCGCTGGAAGCTCACCTGTTACCTGTGTAAGCAAAAGGGAAGAGGAGCATCTATTCAGTGCCACAAAGCCAACTGTTACAGGGCCTTTCATGTCACCTGTGCTCAGAAGGCCGGGCTCTTTATGAAGATAGACCCGGTCCGGGAGACAGGGGTCAATGGTACCACCTTCTCCGTGAAGAAGACTGCTTTCTGTGAGCATCACTCCCCTGTTGGGTTTCGGCGGGACGGATCAGGAGACGAGTCCGTGGAAGGAAGACTGGTGGGTGGCAGAGGGAACCGAGGTCAAAGGTCCTATACTCAGAGCTCCCCCTCACCGTCAAACAAGAAGGCTACTAAaggccagaagaagaagaacactaAAGGGTCTGGTGGGTCAACGCGTCGCTCAAATGTGCCTGTGCTGCTCGTGCCTCAGATCCCTTCTCACAG ACTGAACAAGATCTGCACAGGAGTTGAAGTCCAGAGAAAGAATCAGTTCATGCAGCGGCTTCACAACTACTGGTTACTAAAGCGGCAGTCACGAAACGGGATGCCTTTAATACGTCGACTCCATTCCCATCTGCAGGCACACAAGACTGCAGAGCAG CGGGAGCCGGATGAGAAGCTAAGTGCCGCAAGAGAGGAGCTTCGATACTGGCAGAAGCTGAGGCAAGACCTAGAAAGAGCCAGACTTCTGGTGGAGCTGATCCGTAAGAGAGAGAGGCTAAAGAGAGAACAG ATGAAAATTCAGCAGGCTGCTCTCGAGTTGAAGTTGACCCCAGCACTGGTGCTTCTCCGATCTACCCTGGAACAACTGCAGGAGAAGGACACAGCCAAAATCTTCTCTCAGCCGGTCAATCTATCAGAG GTCCCAGATTACTTGGAGTTCATTTCCCAGCCCATGGATTTCTCCTCCATGCGCGCCAAACTGGAGGGGCATGCGTACTGCTCCATCGCAGACCTGCAGAGAGACTTTGAACTCATGATTTCTAACTGCCTCAAATACAACTCCAAGGACACCATGTTTCACAAGGCAGCTTTGCAGTTACGGGAGGTGGGTGGCGCTGTCCTCCGCCACGCCCACAGACAGTCTCAAAGCATTGGCTTAGACCCCAACACCGGCATGCATCTCCCAGATGCCCCAAACAAACATGGCTTCTACCACTGTACGTGGGATGACG TTGACTCTCTTCTGGACCCAGAGAACAGACTACACTTAACCACAGACGAGCAACTAAAGGCCCTGCTGGATAAATTGGATGTCGTCGCGTCCATGAGAACCAGTGGCGGACGAACCAAGCGAATCAGGCTGCTGCGCCGGGAAATCAACGCACTCAGACAGAAGatgaaccagcagcagcagcagcagcaaagcgCTCAGTGTGTGAGCAGTAATGACAAAGAAGATGAAGGAAAAGAcaatgatgaagaggaagaggtggaggagaggaagaccaagaagaaaaagaagaaggagaaggaaaagaaatcaaagaagatggacagtgtggacagtgGACGTTTGACTGCAGTGTCTAACTGTGGGACAG ATGACTCCCCTCCCGTGTTAGAACTTACCTGTCCGGTGTCGTCACCACTGCCAGGCGATGCTCCTCTAGAACCTCCTGTACTGGGCATCGTGACCGGAGGGCGGAGGTCACCCGGGCGCTCCTACAAGCGTCAGCGGTCGTCCCGCAGCGGGAGCAAAAGCCAAGGCGAAGACGAGGCCGAGGTCGGTGAAACGCCGTCCTCTCAACCAGAGGCTTTTCACGAGGTCACGCCTCTGGGGAAACCCCCGACTCTGCCTTTGGCGGGAGTCGGCCGCCGCACCTCCATTTTGTTTAAGAAAGCGAAAAACGGGGCGCGGCTGACGAAAAACAAGTCCCCGCCACAACAGAACAGTAAAACGTCCGAGGACAAAACCAACGGGTTGGACAGCACCCCTGCTAGTCCAAAGTCACCCAGTGTGACCACCTTACCTCCCACTCCAAACCCCTCCCCTGCACCTCACTCCCCGTCCTCGCACCACCTGAGGTCCAGAGGACTCAGCTCCGAGGGCGAAGCGGACAAACACTCGCCGCCAGTCAGAGAAGCAG gcctCACTAATGGGAAGCACCACTCTGCAGAccatgatgatgacgacgacgaccAAACACTGAA GAGTAGTGTCTCACCACCCAAACGCAGTCGGGGTAAACCCGCTCTGGCCAAAGTCCCTAACAGTGAGAATGGAGACGTCTCTGGGTCTG GAAAGTCTACACTTCTGTCTTTAGATATTGAGACAGAGCTCGCACCACTGGACCTAGTTTGGGCCAAATGCAGAGGATATCCTTCATACCCAGCTATG ATTGTTGACCCTGACATGCCCCAGGAAGGGCTTCTTCACAACGGCATCCCGATCCCCGTGCCTCCCGCGGAGGTGCTCAAACTGGGCGAGTGGAGACAAACGGACGAAGGCGAAAAGCTTTTCTTAGTGCTCTTCTTTGACACTAAAAGAACTTG GCAATGGCTCCCTCGTAGCAAACTACTGCCCTTGGGGATGGATGACACTGTAGACAAGCTGCGCTTAATGGAGGGCAAGAAACCCAGCGTTCGCAAGTCTGTTCACACTGCGTACGACAGGGCcatattacatttaaaccacGTAAGAGGAAATGTCAACTTCACTCCCTCCAATTTTATATAA
- the brpf3a gene encoding bromodomain and PHD finger-containing protein 3 isoform X2 — translation MRKLRRWECETAVYRVNMGRGRGRGRGRGRGSSGQLRPPSPYRLQLSPSRETLTYAQAQKIVEVDLDGRLHRINITDPLPIITEDEMTAQDITECNSNKENSEQTQNKTRSWRKPSNSKSRKSGKNTTHQNQRSGSHQHTGEANSFQHSSNQSALPEPTFRTLSTVCPTEALPLPKAYYRFIEKSGEEQDSVAEYDMDEEDLAWLEMVNQKRVCDGHASVSADTFELLIDRLERESILESRSQALSQNTVDEDAFCCVCLDDECLNSNVILFCDICNLAVHQECYGVPYVPEGQWLCRCCLQSPSRPVDCVLCPNQGGAFKQTSDGRWAHVVCAIWIPEVCFANTVFLEPVEGVKNIPTARWKLTCYLCKQKGRGASIQCHKANCYRAFHVTCAQKAGLFMKIDPVRETGVNGTTFSVKKTAFCEHHSPVGFRRDGSGDESVEGRLVGGRGNRGQRSYTQSSPSPSNKKATKGQKKKNTKGSGGSTRRSNVPVLLVPQIPSHRLNKICTGVEVQRKNQFMQRLHNYWLLKRQSRNGMPLIRRLHSHLQAHKTAEQREPDEKLSAAREELRYWQKLRQDLERARLLVELIRKRERLKREQMKIQQAALELKLTPALVLLRSTLEQLQEKDTAKIFSQPVNLSEVPDYLEFISQPMDFSSMRAKLEGHAYCSIADLQRDFELMISNCLKYNSKDTMFHKAALQLREVGGAVLRHAHRQSQSIGLDPNTGMHLPDAPNKHGFYHFDSLLDPENRLHLTTDEQLKALLDKLDVVASMRTSGGRTKRIRLLRREINALRQKMNQQQQQQQSAQCVSSNDKEDEGKDNDEEEEVEERKTKKKKKKEKEKKSKKMDSVDSGRLTAVSNCGTDDSPPVLELTCPVSSPLPGDAPLEPPVLGIVTGGRRSPGRSYKRQRSSRSGSKSQGEDEAEVGETPSSQPEAFHEVTPLGKPPTLPLAGVGRRTSILFKKAKNGARLTKNKSPPQQNSKTSEDKTNGLDSTPASPKSPSVTTLPPTPNPSPAPHSPSSHHLRSRGLSSEGEADKHSPPVREAGLTNGKHHSADHDDDDDDQTLKSSVSPPKRSRGKPALAKVPNSENGDVSGSGKSTLLSLDIETELAPLDLVWAKCRGYPSYPAMIVDPDMPQEGLLHNGIPIPVPPAEVLKLGEWRQTDEGEKLFLVLFFDTKRTWQWLPRSKLLPLGMDDTVDKLRLMEGKKPSVRKSVHTAYDRAILHLNHVRGNVNFTPSNFI, via the exons ATGCGGAAGTTGAGGAGGTGGGAATGTGAGACAGCTGTTTACAGAGTCAACATGGGTAGGGGTCGAGGACGAGGGAGAGGAAGGGGTAGGGGATCGTCTGGCCAGTTGCGGCCTCCCTCTCCCTACAGACTGCAACTCTCACCGTCCAGGGAGACTTTGACATATGCTCAGGCTCAGAAAATAGTGGAAGTGGACCTAGATGGACGGCTCCATCGGATTAACATCACCGATCCTCTGCCCATCATAACCGAGGATGAGATGACGGCCCAGGACATTACTGAATGTAACAGTAATAAGGAAAACAGTGAGCAGACGCAGAATAAGACCAGGTCGTGGAGGAAGCCCTCAAACAGTAAAAGCAGGAAGAGTGGGAAAAATACGACTCATCAGAACCAACGATCGGGCTCACACCAGCACACAGGAGAGGCCAATTCCTTTCAGCACTCATCCAACCAAAGCGCTCTTCCTGAGCCCACCTTTCGAACGCTGAGTACAGTTTGTCCCACAGAAGCACTTCCTCTCCCTAAGGCATATTACCGTTTCATTGAAAAGTCGGGAGAGGAACAGGACAGTGTGGCAGAGTATGACATGGATGAGGAGGACCTGGCCTGGCTGGAGATGGTGAACCAGAAGAGGGTGTGTGACGGTCACGCCTCTGTATCTGCGGACACGTTTGAGCTGCTGATTGATCGCCTGGAGAGGGAATCCATCCTGGAGTCCCGCAGCCAGGCTCTGTCCCAGAATACCGTCGACGAGGACGCCTTCTGTTGCGTGTGCTTGGACGACGAGTGTCTCAACAGTAATGTCATCCTGTTCTGTGACATCTGCAACTTGGCCGTCCACCAGGAGTGTTACGGCGTGCCCTACGTCCCCGAGGGCCAGTGGCTGTGCCGCTGCTGCCTGCAGTCCCCCTCCCGCCCTGTAGACTGTGTGCTCTGTCCCAACCAAGGAGGTGCCTTCAAACAGACAAGTGATGGACGTTGGGCCCATGTTGTCTGTGCCATATGGATCCCAGAGGTGTGCTTTGCCAACACAGTGTTTTTGGAACCTGTTGAGGGGGTCAAGAACATCCCCACTGCTCGCTGGAAGCTCACCTGTTACCTGTGTAAGCAAAAGGGAAGAGGAGCATCTATTCAGTGCCACAAAGCCAACTGTTACAGGGCCTTTCATGTCACCTGTGCTCAGAAGGCCGGGCTCTTTATGAAGATAGACCCGGTCCGGGAGACAGGGGTCAATGGTACCACCTTCTCCGTGAAGAAGACTGCTTTCTGTGAGCATCACTCCCCTGTTGGGTTTCGGCGGGACGGATCAGGAGACGAGTCCGTGGAAGGAAGACTGGTGGGTGGCAGAGGGAACCGAGGTCAAAGGTCCTATACTCAGAGCTCCCCCTCACCGTCAAACAAGAAGGCTACTAAaggccagaagaagaagaacactaAAGGGTCTGGTGGGTCAACGCGTCGCTCAAATGTGCCTGTGCTGCTCGTGCCTCAGATCCCTTCTCACAG ACTGAACAAGATCTGCACAGGAGTTGAAGTCCAGAGAAAGAATCAGTTCATGCAGCGGCTTCACAACTACTGGTTACTAAAGCGGCAGTCACGAAACGGGATGCCTTTAATACGTCGACTCCATTCCCATCTGCAGGCACACAAGACTGCAGAGCAG CGGGAGCCGGATGAGAAGCTAAGTGCCGCAAGAGAGGAGCTTCGATACTGGCAGAAGCTGAGGCAAGACCTAGAAAGAGCCAGACTTCTGGTGGAGCTGATCCGTAAGAGAGAGAGGCTAAAGAGAGAACAG ATGAAAATTCAGCAGGCTGCTCTCGAGTTGAAGTTGACCCCAGCACTGGTGCTTCTCCGATCTACCCTGGAACAACTGCAGGAGAAGGACACAGCCAAAATCTTCTCTCAGCCGGTCAATCTATCAGAG GTCCCAGATTACTTGGAGTTCATTTCCCAGCCCATGGATTTCTCCTCCATGCGCGCCAAACTGGAGGGGCATGCGTACTGCTCCATCGCAGACCTGCAGAGAGACTTTGAACTCATGATTTCTAACTGCCTCAAATACAACTCCAAGGACACCATGTTTCACAAGGCAGCTTTGCAGTTACGGGAGGTGGGTGGCGCTGTCCTCCGCCACGCCCACAGACAGTCTCAAAGCATTGGCTTAGACCCCAACACCGGCATGCATCTCCCAGATGCCCCAAACAAACATGGCTTCTACCACT TTGACTCTCTTCTGGACCCAGAGAACAGACTACACTTAACCACAGACGAGCAACTAAAGGCCCTGCTGGATAAATTGGATGTCGTCGCGTCCATGAGAACCAGTGGCGGACGAACCAAGCGAATCAGGCTGCTGCGCCGGGAAATCAACGCACTCAGACAGAAGatgaaccagcagcagcagcagcagcaaagcgCTCAGTGTGTGAGCAGTAATGACAAAGAAGATGAAGGAAAAGAcaatgatgaagaggaagaggtggaggagaggaagaccaagaagaaaaagaagaaggagaaggaaaagaaatcaaagaagatggacagtgtggacagtgGACGTTTGACTGCAGTGTCTAACTGTGGGACAG ATGACTCCCCTCCCGTGTTAGAACTTACCTGTCCGGTGTCGTCACCACTGCCAGGCGATGCTCCTCTAGAACCTCCTGTACTGGGCATCGTGACCGGAGGGCGGAGGTCACCCGGGCGCTCCTACAAGCGTCAGCGGTCGTCCCGCAGCGGGAGCAAAAGCCAAGGCGAAGACGAGGCCGAGGTCGGTGAAACGCCGTCCTCTCAACCAGAGGCTTTTCACGAGGTCACGCCTCTGGGGAAACCCCCGACTCTGCCTTTGGCGGGAGTCGGCCGCCGCACCTCCATTTTGTTTAAGAAAGCGAAAAACGGGGCGCGGCTGACGAAAAACAAGTCCCCGCCACAACAGAACAGTAAAACGTCCGAGGACAAAACCAACGGGTTGGACAGCACCCCTGCTAGTCCAAAGTCACCCAGTGTGACCACCTTACCTCCCACTCCAAACCCCTCCCCTGCACCTCACTCCCCGTCCTCGCACCACCTGAGGTCCAGAGGACTCAGCTCCGAGGGCGAAGCGGACAAACACTCGCCGCCAGTCAGAGAAGCAG gcctCACTAATGGGAAGCACCACTCTGCAGAccatgatgatgacgacgacgaccAAACACTGAA GAGTAGTGTCTCACCACCCAAACGCAGTCGGGGTAAACCCGCTCTGGCCAAAGTCCCTAACAGTGAGAATGGAGACGTCTCTGGGTCTG GAAAGTCTACACTTCTGTCTTTAGATATTGAGACAGAGCTCGCACCACTGGACCTAGTTTGGGCCAAATGCAGAGGATATCCTTCATACCCAGCTATG ATTGTTGACCCTGACATGCCCCAGGAAGGGCTTCTTCACAACGGCATCCCGATCCCCGTGCCTCCCGCGGAGGTGCTCAAACTGGGCGAGTGGAGACAAACGGACGAAGGCGAAAAGCTTTTCTTAGTGCTCTTCTTTGACACTAAAAGAACTTG GCAATGGCTCCCTCGTAGCAAACTACTGCCCTTGGGGATGGATGACACTGTAGACAAGCTGCGCTTAATGGAGGGCAAGAAACCCAGCGTTCGCAAGTCTGTTCACACTGCGTACGACAGGGCcatattacatttaaaccacGTAAGAGGAAATGTCAACTTCACTCCCTCCAATTTTATATAA